A section of the Paramisgurnus dabryanus chromosome 4, PD_genome_1.1, whole genome shotgun sequence genome encodes:
- the LOC135746793 gene encoding adipose-secreted signaling protein-like has product MATGRKSSTSKGGVVRFPDHEEDAPINNSCDGKTQEKIITALPEPDGAYLVKVGFLRSHHKYEIIFSLPQVPTMGKDVTLSPALRTSARPRLRATCITPQPEGGVRVVCEYIAKQEGVVQEELTLVNRSRRDSSVKVRLQARVMERHHGTPMLLDGVHCIGEEKQVASKNNDTKKM; this is encoded by the exons ATGGCAACAGGAAGGAAAA GCTCCACTTCAAAAGGTGGAGTAGTTCGTTTCCCTGACCATGAGGAAGATGCCCCCATTAATAACAGTTGTGATGGAAAGACTCAGGAAAAAATCATCACTGCTTTGCCAGAGCCTGATGGTGCATATCTTGTAAAG GTGGGATTCTTAAGGAGCCATCACAAATATGAAATTATCTTCTCTTTACCGCAAGTCCCTACTATGGGCAAAGATGTCACTCTTTCCCCCGCACTTCGTACTTCGGCACGACCACGCCTTCGTGCAACGTGCATCACACCGCAGCCTGAGG GAGGCGTGAGGGTGGTTTGTGAGTACATTGCCAAGCAGGAAGGAGTGGTACAGGAGGAGCTCACGCTGGTCAACCGGAGCAGAAGGGACAGCAGTGTCAAAGTTAGATTACAAGCCAGAGTCATGG AGCGCCACCATGGGACCCCAATGTTACTTGACGGTGTGCACTGTATTGGAGAAGAAAAGCAAGTGGCCTCCAAAAATAATGACACCAAGAAGATGTGA
- the LOC135746643 gene encoding E3 ubiquitin-protein ligase TRIM39-like, whose product MSLPAEFLSEEQLSCSICLDIFTNPVSTPCGHSFCLACITSYWEGQAKSCLCPLCKENFRKRPELHINHTLKEITEQFKRMAETPESPRNATGDSVANSFSAPKHVGQFRPPELSDQLVKEIKSRFRRSASSELLTSPQPSASNDSPSPSALLTPKRSYSVSVTDGGGSSGPQCPRHGQSMEMFCKTDQACICPLCAQTEHQGHSVGPAQREMNIKKSQLRIMEVELQGLITVRERKIEEILKSLGEIQSNADQEIAGTVGKFSELMSAVERSQAELLEVVEMGRRAAEHRSSALIRDLETEISDLKKRSSNLYQLVQFQDYFNFFKTYPAYSSLPVTKNWNDVSLTPDPTAGAVLRNVTQMVKEVQENLKKLSGNCLHSENSLETKNWRVQEYAMDVTLDRDSAHPRLIISEDGKQVHCSDRYQNVPDTLERFDRVVCVLGREGFYSGRHYWEVQVGDKTDWDLGVASNSINRKGKIAATPANGYWFLSLRDKNDYIFRTEQSATITLQPKPQIIGVFVDYEKGQVSFYNADTKSLIYTFTGTFTGVLYPFFSPCTNKSGKNEEPLTICSTYPADRSWLT is encoded by the exons ATGTCACTTCCTGCTGAATTCCTGTCAGAGGAGCAGTTGTCCTGCTCTATCTGCTTAGACATCTTCACCAATCCTGTCTCCACACCCTGCGGGCACAGCTTTTGCTTAGCGTGCATCACCTCCTATTGGGAGGGCCAGGCAAAATCATGCCTCTGCCCTCTGTGCAAGGAGAACTTTCGAAAGCGCCCTGAGCTCCACATTAATCACACGCTCAAAGAGATCACTGAGCAGTTTAAACGGATGGCGGAGACCCCTGAGAGTCCTAGGAATGCGACTGGAGACTCCGTTGCCAACTCTTTCTCTGCGCCGAAGCATGTAGGCCAGTTTAGACCACCAGAGCTGTCCGACCAGCTTGTAAAAGAAATCAAGAGCCGCTTTCGAAGATCTGCATCCAGTGAGCTTTTGACATCTCCACAGCCATCGGCATCAAATGATTCTCCCTCCCCTTCTGCCTTATTGACACCTAAAAGATCTTATAGTGTGAGTGTAACCGATGGAGGAGGTTCCAGCGGGCCACAGTGTCCCAGACATGGACAGTCAATGGAGATGTTCTGCAAGACAGACCAGGCATGTATTTGCCCATTGTGTGCACAGACAGAGCATCAGGGCCATTCTGTGGGGCCTGCCCAAAGAGAGATGAATATTAAGAAG TCCCAGTTGCGTATCATGGAAGTGGAGCTTCAAGGTTTGATCACAGTCAGAGAGAGGAAGATAGAGGAGATCCTCAAATCACTCGGAGAAATTCAA TCAAATGCAGATCAAGAGATAGCAGGTACTGTGGGTAAGTTCAGTGAGTTGATGAGTGCTGTGGAGAGGTCCCAGGCTGAGCTTTTGGAGGTGGTGGAGATGGGACGCCGAGCCGCGGAGCATCGCTCTAGTGCCCTCATACGAGACCTGGAGACTGAGATCTctgacttaaaaaaaagaagCAGCAACCTCTATCAACTTGTTCAGTTCCAAgattatttcaacttttttaag acatATCCAGCATATAGTAGTTTACCTGTGACAAAGAACTGGAATGACGTGTCTTTGACCCCTGACCCCACAGCAGGGGCAGTCCTGAGAAATGTCACTCAGATGGTGAAGGAAGTGCAGGAAAATCTGAAGAAACTGTCTGGAAACT GTTTGCACTCAGAAAACTCACTGGAAACAA AAAATTGGAGAGTGCAGGAATATGCCA TGGATGTGACCCTAGATCGAGATTCAGCCCATCCACGACTAATCATCTCTGAGGATGGTAAGCAGGTGCACTGCAGTGACCGCTACCAAAATGTGCCCGACACACTGGAGCGGTTCGACCGTGTGGTGTGTGTTCTTGGTCGTGAAGGTTTTTACTCTGGCCGCCATTACTGGGAGGTCCAAGTAGGTGACAAGACAGACTGGGATCTGGGAGTGGCCAGCAATTCTATTAACAGGAAAGGAAAAATAGCTGCCACTCCAGCTAATGGATATTGGTTTCTAAGTTTGCGTGACAAGAATGACTATATCTTTCGCACAGAACAATCAGCTACTATAACGCTGCAACCAAAACCCCAAATCATTGGTGTGTTTGTGGACTATGAAAAAGGTCAAGTGTCTTTTTATAATGCAGATACAAAGTCACTGATTTATACCTTCACTGGCACATTTACAGGCGTTTTATATCCTTTTTTTAGCCCATGCACCAACAAATCTGGCAAAAATGAGGAACCACTTACCATATGTTCTACTTACCCAGCTGACAGAAGCTGgctgacttaa
- the LOC135746601 gene encoding small ribosomal subunit protein eS6, with the protein MKLNISFPATGCQKLIEVDDERKLRIFYEKRMATEVAADSLGDEWKGYVVRISGGNDKQGFPMKQGVLTHGRVRLLLSKGHSCYRPRRTGERKRKSVRGCIVDANLSVLNLVIVRKGEKDIPGLTDSTVPRRLGPKRASRIRKLFNLSKEDDVRQYVVRRPLTKEGKKPRTKAPKIQRLVTPRVLQHKRRRIALKKQRTLKNKEEASDYAKLLAKRMKEAKEKRQEQIAKRRRLSSLRASTSKSESSQK; encoded by the exons ATGAAG CTCAACATCTCGTTCCCCGCCACTGGCTGTCAAAAGCTGATAGAAGTTGATGATGAGCGCAAACTGAGGATCTTCTATGAGAAGCGAATGGCCACAGAGGTGGCTGCAGACTCTCTGGGTGATGAGTGGAAG GGCTATGTTGTGCGCATCAGTGGAGGCAATGACAAACAGGGCTTCCCCATGAAACAGGGTGTGCTGACCCATGGCCGTGTGCGTCTCCTCCTCAGCAAGGGACACTCCTGTTACCGCCCTCGCCGTACTGGTGAGCGTAAACGCAAGTCTGTCCGTGGCTGCATCGTGGACGCCAACCTGAGTGTCCTCAACTTGGTCATTGTCAGGAAGG GTGAGAAGGACATTCCCGGACTGACTGATAGCACTGTCCCTCGCCGACTTGGACCCAAGAGGGCTAGCAGGATCCGCAAGCTGTTCAACTTGTCCAAAGAGGATGATGTCAGGCAGTATGTGGTCAGGAGACCCCTCACTAAAGAAG GCAAGAAGCCGAGAACTAAGGCCCCTAAGATTCAGCGTCTGGTTACACCCCGTGTGCTCCAGCACAAACGCAGACGTATCGCTCTCAAGAAGCAGCGCACACTGAAGAACAAGGAGGAGGCCTCTGATTACGCCAAGCTGCTGGCCAAGAGGATGAAG GAGGCTAAGGAGAAACGTCAAGAACAGATTGCTAAGAGACGTCGTCTCTCCTCTCTGAGGGCCTCAACATCTAAGTCAGAGTCTAGCCAGAAGTGA